A region from the Armatimonadota bacterium genome encodes:
- the xerC gene encoding tyrosine recombinase XerC has translation MRREIERFVRTLESERGLSAHTLRAYGHDLRHFHAFLQGEGVTDWAAVDAGTVRRYLSRRVAQGSRATVARRLSALRAFFRFLAREGRVGGNPVAAIRTPRRGRRLPKFLTPEQVRALLEAPDPATPEGLRDRAILELLYGSGLRVSELAGLSVADAAGGREMRVTGKGRRDRVVVLTAAARAALDAYLERGRPALAHPQTRALFVNARGGALSVRGVQYRLALWIRRAAAGLRCSPHTLRHTFATHLLEGGADLRVVQELLGHSNLATTQVYTHVTRSRLKEVYDRAHPRA, from the coding sequence ATGCGGCGCGAGATCGAACGGTTCGTGCGGACTCTGGAAAGCGAACGGGGTCTGTCGGCGCATACGCTGCGCGCGTACGGGCACGACCTGCGGCACTTCCACGCCTTCCTGCAGGGCGAAGGCGTGACGGACTGGGCGGCGGTCGACGCCGGGACCGTGCGCCGGTACCTCTCGCGCCGGGTCGCCCAGGGATCCCGCGCGACGGTGGCGCGACGACTCAGCGCGCTGCGGGCGTTCTTCCGGTTCCTGGCGCGGGAAGGGAGGGTGGGCGGCAATCCGGTCGCTGCGATCCGGACGCCGCGACGGGGCCGGCGCCTGCCGAAGTTCCTGACGCCCGAGCAGGTGCGCGCGCTGCTGGAAGCACCTGACCCCGCCACACCGGAAGGGCTGCGTGATCGGGCCATCCTCGAGCTGCTATACGGCAGCGGGCTGCGGGTCAGCGAACTGGCGGGGTTGAGTGTTGCCGACGCTGCGGGCGGACGCGAGATGCGCGTTACGGGCAAGGGGCGCAGGGACCGCGTCGTGGTGCTGACCGCCGCAGCACGTGCCGCTCTCGACGCCTACCTGGAGCGCGGCCGCCCTGCGCTGGCCCACCCACAGACCCGGGCGCTGTTCGTGAACGCCCGTGGCGGCGCGCTGTCGGTGCGCGGGGTGCAGTACCGTCTTGCGCTGTGGATCCGACGGGCGGCGGCCGGATTGCGCTGCAGCCCACACACCCTGCGGCATACGTTCGCCACCCACCTGCTGGAGGGGGGTGCCGACCTGCGCGTCGTCCAGGAGCTGTTGGGCCACAGCAACCTCGCGACGACCCAGGTCTATACCCACGTGACCCGATCACGGCTGAAGGAAGTGTACGACCGCGCGCATCCGAGGGCGTAG
- a CDS encoding alpha/beta hydrolase, which translates to MAGIAERFDVTSRDGTKLVMWVRGAGPALVLVHGSLMDHRRWDPVVAEFDSSVSTFAMDRRGFGASGDAPGYDIEREFDDVAAVVDAVAARTGGPVALWGHSYGANCAMGGAARSANVGRLILYEPSLGLTYPPGTLDAIEQALAGGDPERAIVLLLTDVLGMSDAEVAAMKASPLWEARLATAPTVAREGRAEEGWVWRPGQFTTITAPTLMLAGTESPSPIARCTQLAADAIPNVRIHTLFGHGHLAHVTHPSMIATLVQEFIT; encoded by the coding sequence ATGGCTGGGATCGCAGAGCGGTTCGACGTTACCTCCCGCGACGGCACGAAACTGGTCATGTGGGTGCGGGGTGCCGGCCCCGCGCTCGTCCTCGTCCACGGCTCGCTCATGGACCATCGCCGCTGGGATCCAGTCGTCGCTGAGTTCGACAGCTCGGTCAGCACCTTCGCAATGGACCGCCGAGGTTTCGGGGCTAGCGGCGACGCCCCAGGCTACGACATCGAGCGCGAGTTCGACGATGTCGCTGCCGTTGTCGATGCCGTCGCCGCGCGGACCGGTGGGCCCGTCGCTCTGTGGGGGCACTCCTACGGCGCCAACTGCGCCATGGGCGGTGCCGCCCGCTCGGCGAACGTGGGACGCCTCATTCTCTACGAACCGAGCCTTGGGCTCACCTACCCGCCGGGCACGCTCGACGCCATCGAGCAGGCCCTCGCGGGCGGCGACCCCGAGCGGGCCATCGTCCTGCTTTTGACCGACGTGCTCGGCATGAGCGACGCTGAGGTGGCCGCCATGAAGGCCAGCCCGCTCTGGGAGGCCCGCCTGGCAACCGCTCCGACCGTCGCCCGAGAAGGCCGCGCCGAGGAGGGCTGGGTGTGGAGGCCGGGCCAGTTCACGACGATCACTGCGCCAACGCTGATGCTCGCCGGCACCGAATCCCCGTCTCCGATCGCGCGATGCACGCAGCTCGCCGCCGACGCCATACCGAACGTGCGCATCCACACACTTTTTGGACATGGCCATCTCGCCCATGTCACCCACCCATCGATGATCGCCACTCTGGTCCAGGAGTTCATCACATGA
- the cofE gene encoding coenzyme F420-0:L-glutamate ligase, with translation MTIGEIQIRVFPFPRVEPGDDVPELVVRCLRAQHVALRPSDVLVVAQKIVSTGEGRIVRLETIEPSARALALAREVDKDPRLVELVLRESTAIVRRRPGTLIARHRLGFVCANAGVDLSNAGPGCAVLLPADPDASAHRIRAAIADAYGVWVGVIVSDTHGRAHREGAVGVCVGVAGIRPLADHRGRRDLFGYELRSSVEAIADEIASAATPLMGQSDEQHPLALARGFPVTTGVGSAAELVRPRRRDLFE, from the coding sequence GTGACCATCGGCGAGATCCAAATCCGCGTCTTTCCGTTCCCCCGTGTGGAGCCGGGCGACGACGTCCCCGAACTCGTCGTTCGTTGCCTGCGCGCGCAGCACGTCGCGCTGCGGCCCTCGGACGTGCTGGTGGTCGCGCAGAAGATCGTATCGACCGGCGAGGGGCGGATCGTCCGGCTCGAGACCATCGAGCCGTCCGCCCGCGCCCTGGCGCTGGCCCGCGAGGTGGACAAGGATCCGCGGCTGGTCGAACTGGTGCTGCGCGAATCGACGGCGATCGTCCGCCGGCGACCCGGCACCCTGATCGCGCGGCACCGGCTGGGGTTCGTGTGCGCGAACGCCGGGGTGGATCTCTCGAACGCCGGGCCGGGTTGCGCGGTGCTGCTGCCCGCTGACCCGGACGCATCGGCGCACCGCATCCGTGCTGCGATTGCCGATGCGTACGGGGTCTGGGTCGGGGTGATCGTCTCGGACACGCACGGACGCGCGCACCGCGAGGGTGCGGTCGGCGTGTGCGTCGGGGTGGCGGGGATCCGACCTCTGGCGGACCACCGGGGACGGCGGGATCTGTTCGGTTACGAGCTCCGCAGCTCGGTCGAGGCGATCGCAGACGAGATCGCCTCGGCGGCGACGCCGCTGATGGGTCAGTCCGACGAGCAACACCCTCTGGCGCTGGCGCGTGGGTTTCCCGTGACCACCGGCGTCGGCAGTGCGGCGGAACTCGTTCGGCCGCGACGGCGCGATTTGTTTGAGTGA
- the dprA gene encoding DNA-processing protein DprA, whose amino-acid sequence MGIVTEQDAWLLLNAVTGLSLRRKHALVARTGDPRAVLALSDDRLAELCGPKAASKIAAARTHTADALRAQAQRLGLRILTLADTDYPDCLRTIVDPPLAVYVRGQVPPDPRVGVVGTRRPSHEGEEVAFGIGRDLAQAGVCVVSGLARGIDAAAHRGALEASGPTIAVLACGLDQVYPPEHRDLADRIAHRGGLISEHPPGTPPLPHHFPARNRIVSGLARAVVVVEARLRSGALITADFALEQGREVFAVPGSVLNPRSRGPHRLLRDGAHLAESADDVLELLGIPLPARSAPLSADDRALLDVLSQPRHPDEIAGSCPGGAAALGALLTSLELRGAVRRLAGGRYVRTVR is encoded by the coding sequence ATGGGAATCGTCACGGAGCAGGACGCCTGGCTGTTGCTCAACGCCGTCACGGGGCTGTCTTTGCGCCGGAAACATGCCCTGGTCGCGCGGACCGGGGACCCGCGCGCCGTCCTGGCGCTTTCGGACGACCGTCTGGCGGAGCTGTGCGGCCCAAAGGCGGCTTCGAAGATCGCCGCCGCGCGCACGCACACGGCCGACGCGCTGCGCGCGCAAGCGCAGCGGCTCGGGCTGCGGATCCTGACGTTGGCTGATACGGACTACCCGGACTGCCTGCGGACCATCGTAGACCCCCCGCTCGCGGTGTACGTGCGCGGGCAGGTCCCGCCGGATCCGCGCGTCGGGGTCGTGGGGACCCGTCGGCCTTCTCACGAAGGGGAGGAGGTCGCATTCGGGATCGGCCGGGACCTGGCGCAAGCAGGGGTGTGCGTGGTCAGCGGTCTGGCGCGGGGCATCGACGCGGCGGCGCACCGGGGCGCGCTCGAAGCGAGCGGTCCCACCATCGCGGTGCTGGCGTGTGGCCTCGATCAGGTGTATCCACCGGAGCACCGCGACCTCGCCGATCGGATCGCCCACCGCGGCGGGCTGATCTCCGAGCATCCGCCCGGCACCCCGCCGCTGCCGCACCACTTCCCGGCGCGCAATCGCATCGTCAGCGGACTTGCCCGTGCGGTCGTCGTGGTTGAAGCGCGCCTGCGCAGCGGCGCGCTGATCACCGCCGACTTCGCCCTGGAGCAGGGACGTGAGGTGTTCGCGGTGCCGGGCTCGGTGCTGAATCCCCGTAGCCGCGGGCCCCACCGGTTGCTGCGGGACGGAGCCCACCTCGCGGAGTCCGCAGACGACGTCTTGGAACTGCTCGGAATCCCCCTCCCGGCGCGATCGGCCCCGCTCAGCGCCGACGACCGGGCGCTGCTGGACGTGCTGTCCCAACCCCGTCACCCAGACGAGATCGCCGGCTCGTGCCCCGGCGGTGCGGCGGCGCTGGGGGCGCTGCTGACGTCGTTGGAACTGCGAGGCGCAGTCCGCCGGCTCGCTGGCGGACGGTACGTGCGGACGGTGCGCTGA
- the topA gene encoding type I DNA topoisomerase has product MRSAQALGLAMTQPNLVIVESPTKARTLKKMLDRRYRVVASMGHVRDLPKSRLGVDVERGFAPHYIVIKGKGQIIKELKQAAREAKTVYLAPDPDREGEAISWHLASVLDGVNRNIRRIEFHEVTREAIRRALQHPRDIDANRVNAQQARRILDRLVGYKLSPLLWKKVRGGLSAGRVQSVAVRLVCDREREIEQFVPTEYWTITARLSKHEADAIFEARLHSRGTDRIEIPDEQTARRILGDLEEAAYVVADVRRKDQQRHPSPPFITSTLQQEANRRLGYTASRTMAIAQQLYEGLDVGEEGTVGLITYMRTDSVRVAPSAQQEARRFVAERYGSEYVPAQPRRYATRRGAQDAHEAIRPTSVFRTPERVKPYLRADQFKLYKLIWERFIASQMASAVLDTLSVDIRAKAYTFRATGQRLKFPGFLSVYRDAAEAGEEEREGWLPELTVGEVLRLVALTPQQHFTQPPPRYTEATLVRALEEKGIGRPSTYAPTLETIKKRGYVRVEERRLVPTELGRLVDDLLREHFPEVVDVGFTATLEADLDKVEEGKADWVEVVREFYDPFERDLRRAEALIEEVDLKPEPIGEACPQCGRELVRKQGRFGEFIACTGYPECTYTRPIGIGVACPKCGGEIVERRSRRGRIFYGCANYPGCDFTAWDRPTAQRCEVCGYPMAHKRPRRGGAYYRCVNPTCRAARREEHERIPVGAR; this is encoded by the coding sequence GTGAGAAGCGCACAGGCGCTGGGGCTTGCCATGACACAACCGAACTTGGTCATCGTCGAGTCGCCGACCAAGGCGCGCACACTGAAGAAGATGCTCGACCGCCGTTATCGGGTCGTGGCGTCGATGGGACACGTACGCGACCTCCCCAAGTCCAGGCTCGGTGTCGACGTTGAGCGGGGCTTCGCCCCCCACTACATCGTCATCAAGGGCAAAGGGCAGATCATCAAGGAACTCAAACAGGCCGCCAGGGAAGCCAAGACCGTTTACCTGGCGCCCGACCCCGACCGCGAAGGGGAGGCGATCTCCTGGCACCTGGCCTCGGTGCTCGACGGTGTGAACCGCAACATCCGCCGGATCGAGTTCCACGAGGTGACCCGCGAGGCGATCCGGCGGGCACTGCAGCATCCGCGCGACATCGACGCCAACCGGGTCAACGCGCAGCAGGCGCGGCGCATCCTCGACCGTCTGGTGGGCTACAAGCTCAGCCCGCTGCTGTGGAAGAAGGTGCGCGGCGGGTTGAGCGCAGGGCGCGTCCAGTCGGTCGCCGTGCGCCTGGTCTGCGACCGTGAACGCGAGATCGAGCAGTTCGTGCCGACGGAGTACTGGACGATCACGGCGCGGCTGTCCAAGCACGAGGCGGACGCGATCTTCGAGGCACGTCTGCACAGCCGCGGGACGGATCGGATCGAGATCCCCGACGAGCAGACCGCCCGCCGCATCCTCGGAGACCTCGAGGAGGCCGCCTACGTCGTCGCCGACGTGCGGCGCAAGGACCAGCAACGCCACCCCTCACCACCGTTCATCACGAGCACACTGCAGCAGGAAGCCAACCGGCGCCTGGGGTACACGGCGTCGCGCACCATGGCGATCGCCCAACAACTCTACGAAGGGCTGGACGTCGGCGAGGAAGGGACCGTGGGCCTGATCACCTACATGCGCACCGACTCGGTGCGCGTCGCTCCTTCGGCCCAGCAGGAGGCGCGGCGGTTCGTCGCCGAACGGTACGGGTCCGAGTACGTGCCGGCCCAGCCGAGGCGGTACGCGACGCGCCGCGGCGCCCAGGACGCGCACGAGGCGATCCGTCCCACATCCGTCTTCCGGACCCCGGAACGCGTCAAGCCCTACCTGCGGGCCGACCAGTTCAAGCTGTACAAGCTGATCTGGGAGCGCTTTATCGCCAGCCAGATGGCTTCCGCGGTGCTCGACACGCTGTCGGTGGACATCCGGGCCAAAGCGTATACCTTCCGCGCCACCGGCCAGCGGCTGAAGTTCCCGGGCTTCCTCAGTGTATACCGGGATGCGGCGGAGGCCGGCGAAGAGGAGCGCGAGGGGTGGCTGCCCGAACTGACCGTCGGCGAGGTCCTGCGCCTGGTCGCCCTGACGCCGCAGCAGCACTTCACGCAGCCGCCTCCTCGCTACACGGAAGCCACGCTCGTGCGTGCCCTGGAGGAGAAGGGCATTGGCCGCCCATCCACGTACGCGCCGACTCTGGAGACCATCAAGAAGCGGGGGTACGTGCGCGTCGAGGAGCGCAGGCTCGTGCCGACCGAACTGGGCCGCCTGGTCGATGACCTGCTGCGGGAGCACTTCCCCGAAGTCGTGGACGTCGGATTCACGGCCACCCTGGAAGCCGACCTCGACAAGGTGGAAGAGGGCAAGGCGGACTGGGTGGAGGTCGTGCGCGAGTTCTACGACCCGTTCGAGCGCGACCTGCGCAGGGCGGAGGCGCTGATCGAGGAGGTCGATCTTAAACCCGAGCCCATCGGGGAAGCGTGCCCCCAGTGCGGGCGCGAGCTGGTGCGCAAGCAGGGGCGGTTCGGCGAGTTCATCGCCTGCACCGGATACCCCGAGTGCACCTATACGCGGCCGATCGGGATCGGGGTGGCATGTCCGAAGTGCGGCGGCGAGATCGTCGAGAGGCGGTCCCGCCGCGGTCGGATCTTCTACGGCTGCGCGAACTACCCCGGCTGCGACTTCACCGCCTGGGACCGGCCCACCGCACAGCGGTGCGAGGTCTGCGGCTATCCGATGGCGCACAAGCGTCCGCGGCGCGGGGGTGCGTACTACCGCTGTGTCAACCCGACCTGCAGGGCCGCCCGACGTGAGGAACACGAACGGATCCCCGTCGGAGCTCGGTGA
- a CDS encoding LLM class F420-dependent oxidoreductase, translating into MRIGVVFPQTEIGNDPVAIRDYAQAAEGAGYDHLLVYDHVLGAHPDRFAELGIRPPYTYEDAFHEPMVLFGYLAALTRRLELVTGILILPQRQTALVAKQAAEVDVLSSGRLRLGVGLGWNPVEYEALGERFADRGRRIEEQIALLRSLWTSELVDFAGRDHTVRRAGINPLPVRRPIPIWMGGAAEGALRRIARIADGWFPQLRAGPQAAEVVERVRCYVREARRPVELFGIEGRISAAGASEAEWIEALEAWRKMGATHVSFNTMRGGLSPAGHIEAIRRIREAIA; encoded by the coding sequence GTGCGCATCGGCGTGGTGTTCCCGCAGACGGAGATCGGCAACGATCCGGTGGCGATCCGGGACTACGCCCAGGCGGCGGAAGGCGCGGGATACGACCACCTGCTCGTATACGACCACGTCTTGGGTGCACACCCCGATCGGTTCGCCGAACTGGGGATCCGCCCCCCGTACACCTACGAGGACGCGTTCCACGAACCGATGGTGCTGTTCGGCTATCTGGCTGCGCTGACCCGTCGCCTGGAGCTGGTGACCGGGATCCTGATCCTGCCTCAGAGACAGACTGCGCTCGTGGCCAAGCAGGCCGCAGAAGTGGACGTGCTGTCCAGCGGGCGGTTGCGGCTGGGCGTCGGGTTGGGGTGGAACCCGGTGGAGTACGAGGCGCTGGGCGAGCGGTTTGCCGACCGGGGGCGGCGCATCGAAGAGCAGATCGCCTTGCTGCGCTCCCTGTGGACGAGCGAACTCGTGGACTTCGCCGGCCGCGATCATACGGTGCGCCGCGCCGGGATCAACCCGCTGCCGGTGCGCCGGCCGATCCCGATCTGGATGGGCGGCGCTGCGGAGGGGGCGCTGCGCCGCATCGCGCGGATCGCCGACGGGTGGTTCCCGCAGCTGCGCGCGGGCCCGCAGGCGGCGGAGGTCGTGGAACGGGTACGCTGCTACGTGCGAGAAGCGAGACGGCCGGTGGAGTTGTTCGGGATCGAGGGACGGATCAGCGCAGCGGGTGCGTCCGAGGCGGAGTGGATCGAGGCACTGGAGGCGTGGCGAAAGATGGGTGCTACGCACGTCTCGTTCAACACGATGCGCGGTGGACTGTCGCCGGCCGGTCACATCGAGGCCATCCGCCGGATCCGCGAGGCGATCGCCTGA
- a CDS encoding nuclear transport factor 2 family protein, with translation MTPTEVLRIVFERFRAGDRDGAVALFHKDATFIYDGPGGLHGTYVGHDAIQRFWANQDRLSGGFVPELLDLGESDRHAFLLVRIGKPPGPSFLRVVVYEVHDGLITAARVFEDDPAAAQQFFASNTS, from the coding sequence ATGACCCCCACCGAGGTTCTCCGCATCGTCTTCGAGCGTTTCCGAGCCGGCGACCGCGACGGCGCCGTCGCCCTCTTCCACAAAGACGCCACGTTCATCTACGATGGGCCCGGAGGCCTCCATGGAACATACGTCGGCCACGACGCCATCCAGCGATTCTGGGCAAACCAGGACCGCCTCTCCGGCGGGTTCGTGCCTGAACTCCTCGATCTCGGCGAGAGCGACCGCCACGCGTTCCTTCTCGTCCGAATCGGCAAGCCGCCCGGCCCGTCGTTCCTGCGCGTGGTCGTATACGAGGTCCATGATGGGCTCATCACCGCGGCGCGGGTCTTCGAGGACGATCCGGCGGCAGCGCAGCAGTTCTTCGCATCCAACACGTCATGA
- a CDS encoding YifB family Mg chelatase-like AAA ATPase — protein MLAKAMSVAVLGLDAYPVNVEVDVATGLPAFTIVGLPDAAVQEAKERVRAAIKNANFEVPARRITVNLAPADVRKEGPAFDLPMAVAVLAATGQIPAEGCADALFLGELSLDGSVRPVAGVLSAALAAARMGLRRIVVPADNAEEAAIVPDIEAYPVSHLLQAARFLAGEVAIQPARRNGAHADGADWDVDFAEVRGQEHARRALEIAAAGGHNVLLVGPPGSGKTMLARRLPTILPPLAWDESVEVTRIYSAAGALPARGALITRRPFRAPHHTSSYAALLGGGTVPRPGEVSLAHRGVLFLDELAEFHRDVLEALRQPLEEGRVTLSRAAATLTFPASFMLVAAMNPCPCGHLGDRVRECPCTPSQVRRYQAKASGPLLDRIDLHVDMPRVPAETVVEGGAGEPSSAMRARVERARRIQQERYARSAFRCNAHVPPRILRRVAAADEPGRALLRAAMDRLGLSARSHDRILRVARTIADLEGSEEVRAVHVAEAIQYRSLDRKG, from the coding sequence GTGCTGGCCAAGGCGATGTCGGTGGCGGTGCTCGGCCTGGATGCGTACCCCGTGAACGTCGAGGTGGACGTGGCGACCGGGTTGCCCGCGTTCACGATCGTCGGACTGCCGGATGCCGCGGTCCAGGAAGCCAAAGAGCGCGTCCGCGCCGCGATCAAGAACGCGAACTTCGAGGTCCCGGCCCGCCGGATCACGGTGAACCTGGCCCCCGCGGATGTGCGAAAGGAGGGTCCTGCCTTCGACCTGCCGATGGCCGTCGCGGTGCTGGCGGCCACCGGACAGATTCCGGCCGAAGGCTGCGCCGATGCGCTGTTTTTGGGGGAGTTGAGCCTCGACGGCAGCGTCCGGCCGGTCGCGGGCGTGCTGTCGGCGGCGCTGGCCGCGGCTCGGATGGGTCTGCGGCGGATCGTGGTGCCGGCGGACAACGCCGAGGAGGCGGCGATCGTGCCGGACATCGAGGCGTATCCGGTCTCCCACCTCCTCCAGGCTGCGCGGTTCCTCGCCGGTGAGGTCGCGATCCAGCCCGCGCGCCGCAACGGAGCACACGCAGACGGCGCTGACTGGGACGTCGACTTCGCCGAGGTGCGCGGCCAGGAGCACGCCCGGCGTGCGCTGGAGATCGCCGCAGCGGGCGGCCACAATGTGCTGCTCGTCGGGCCGCCGGGATCGGGCAAGACGATGCTGGCGCGCCGGTTGCCGACGATCCTGCCGCCGCTGGCGTGGGACGAATCGGTGGAGGTGACGCGCATCTACAGCGCCGCCGGAGCCCTGCCGGCGCGCGGTGCACTGATCACACGCAGGCCGTTCCGCGCGCCGCACCACACCAGCAGCTACGCGGCCCTGCTGGGCGGCGGTACGGTGCCGCGGCCCGGAGAGGTGAGCCTGGCGCACCGGGGTGTGCTGTTCTTGGACGAGCTGGCCGAGTTCCACCGCGACGTCCTCGAGGCGCTGCGCCAGCCTCTGGAAGAAGGCCGCGTGACGCTGTCGCGGGCTGCCGCCACCCTGACGTTCCCGGCGTCGTTCATGCTCGTGGCCGCGATGAACCCTTGCCCGTGCGGTCACTTGGGCGACCGCGTGCGCGAGTGCCCGTGCACGCCCTCGCAGGTGCGGCGCTACCAGGCGAAGGCGTCGGGGCCGCTGCTGGACCGCATTGATCTGCACGTGGACATGCCGCGCGTGCCGGCCGAAACCGTCGTGGAGGGAGGAGCCGGCGAGCCGTCGAGCGCGATGCGCGCCCGTGTAGAGCGGGCGCGGCGGATCCAGCAGGAGCGGTACGCCCGCAGTGCGTTCCGCTGCAACGCCCACGTGCCGCCGCGCATCCTGCGCCGAGTGGCGGCCGCGGACGAGCCCGGCCGCGCGCTGCTGCGGGCGGCGATGGACCGGCTGGGGCTTTCGGCGCGTTCGCACGACCGCATCCTGCGGGTGGCGCGCACCATCGCGGACCTGGAGGGGTCCGAGGAGGTCAGGGCAGTGCACGTCGCGGAGGCGATCCAGTACCGGTCCCTCGATCGGAAGGGTTAG
- a CDS encoding class II glutamine amidotransferase, giving the protein MCELLGLNFNQPVRPTLSFRGFRHRGKDNPHGWGIARFDGRACQVFKEPIKALNSKLATFLRDYEYFVSKIFIGHVRRASKGNHTLQNTHPFVRTFRSREVALAHNGTLDPVIPKSALKFHPVGETDSEYLFCAFLTRLSDEGIRFTDFQRIEALLREFNRFGTMNLLFSEGDHLYSYCDQCGYNSLCMTERTAPFDRVSLRDEDWEVDLAEEKRPDQRGFVIATRPLTDEKWNDLPRGSLRVFKDGQCVYGA; this is encoded by the coding sequence ATGTGTGAGTTGCTTGGACTCAATTTCAACCAACCTGTTCGACCCACGCTGTCTTTTAGAGGGTTTCGTCACCGGGGCAAGGATAACCCACACGGATGGGGGATAGCCAGATTTGATGGACGAGCCTGTCAGGTATTTAAGGAGCCGATCAAAGCTTTGAACAGCAAGTTGGCCACGTTTCTTCGCGACTATGAGTATTTCGTGAGCAAGATTTTCATTGGTCATGTGCGTCGCGCTAGTAAAGGCAACCACACGCTTCAGAACACCCACCCCTTTGTGCGCACTTTTCGGTCTCGGGAAGTAGCACTTGCCCACAACGGCACTTTGGACCCAGTTATACCAAAGTCTGCATTGAAGTTTCACCCTGTGGGCGAAACTGATTCCGAGTACCTATTTTGCGCGTTTCTCACGAGATTGTCCGACGAGGGAATTCGCTTCACAGATTTTCAGAGAATTGAGGCTCTCCTTCGTGAATTCAACAGATTCGGCACCATGAATCTTCTTTTTTCGGAGGGGGATCATCTTTACAGTTATTGCGACCAATGTGGCTATAACAGCCTTTGCATGACTGAGCGGACTGCGCCATTTGATAGAGTATCTCTGCGGGACGAAGACTGGGAGGTTGATTTGGCTGAGGAGAAGCGCCCGGATCAAAGAGGTTTTGTGATAGCGACTCGCCCTTTGACGGATGAAAAGTGGAATGATCTGCCGCGAGGCTCCCTGCGTGTTTTCAAGGATGGGCAGTGCGTTTATGGTGCCTAA
- the npdG gene encoding NADPH-dependent F420 reductase, producing MTTALPSVAVIGGTGRQGWGLAVRWAGAGVHVILGSRDAAKARAAVDRAHQILGDAPIEGATNPQAAAAAEAVVLAIPFAGQEAILAEIREPAAGKVVIDTTVPLRTYAPAELEQITDGSSAQRIQRLLPESRVVAAFHTVSAHRLRRFAEALAEDTLVCGDDAAARQTATALAARIGLRGLEVGGLEASAALEHLAVVILRLNSRYGRKAIGVRFVGL from the coding sequence GTGACGACTGCGTTGCCATCGGTGGCCGTGATCGGCGGTACCGGCAGGCAGGGATGGGGGCTGGCCGTCCGGTGGGCCGGCGCGGGTGTGCACGTGATCCTCGGATCGCGCGACGCGGCGAAGGCGCGTGCGGCCGTCGACAGAGCGCACCAGATACTCGGCGACGCGCCGATCGAAGGGGCGACGAACCCCCAGGCGGCAGCCGCCGCCGAGGCGGTGGTGCTCGCGATTCCGTTTGCGGGCCAGGAAGCGATCCTCGCGGAGATCCGAGAGCCGGCCGCCGGCAAGGTCGTCATCGATACCACGGTGCCGCTGCGCACGTACGCGCCCGCAGAACTGGAGCAGATCACGGACGGCTCGTCGGCGCAGAGGATCCAGCGCCTGCTACCGGAGTCGCGCGTGGTTGCCGCGTTCCACACGGTGTCGGCGCACCGCCTGCGCCGGTTCGCCGAGGCGTTGGCAGAGGATACGCTCGTCTGTGGGGATGACGCAGCCGCCAGGCAGACCGCCACCGCGCTGGCCGCCCGGATCGGTCTGCGCGGCCTCGAGGTCGGCGGTCTGGAGGCCTCAGCAGCCCTCGAGCACCTCGCGGTCGTGATCCTGCGGCTGAATTCCCGATATGGACGGAAGGCCATCGGCGTCCGCTTCGTCGGGCTGTAG
- the hslV gene encoding ATP-dependent protease subunit HslV: MRSTTILAVLRDGRAALAGDGQVTFGQTVVKHGATKIRRIGDRVLAGFAGSAADGLTLFEKFEAKLTEHRGNLPRAAVELAKEWRTDRVLRRLEAMLVVCDREHLLLISGAGDVVEPDDGVAAVGSGGPYAQAAARALLRHTDLPVDRVVREAMRIAAEICIYTNEQITVETL; the protein is encoded by the coding sequence ATGCGCTCCACGACCATCCTCGCCGTACTCCGCGACGGACGCGCCGCGCTGGCCGGCGACGGCCAGGTGACGTTCGGCCAGACCGTAGTCAAGCACGGCGCGACGAAGATCCGGCGCATCGGCGACCGGGTGCTGGCTGGCTTTGCGGGCAGCGCCGCCGACGGCCTCACCCTGTTCGAGAAGTTCGAGGCGAAGCTGACAGAGCACCGCGGCAACCTTCCCCGCGCGGCGGTCGAACTCGCCAAGGAGTGGCGGACCGACAGGGTGCTGCGGCGCCTGGAGGCGATGCTCGTGGTGTGCGACCGCGAGCACCTGTTGCTGATCTCCGGAGCCGGAGACGTCGTCGAACCGGACGACGGCGTGGCGGCCGTCGGATCAGGGGGTCCATACGCTCAGGCCGCCGCGCGCGCGCTGCTGCGACACACCGATCTGCCCGTGGACCGGGTTGTTCGGGAGGCGATGCGGATCGCAGCCGAGATCTGCATCTACACCAACGAGCAGATCACCGTCGAGACGCTCTGA